The following DNA comes from Centroberyx gerrardi isolate f3 chromosome 4, fCenGer3.hap1.cur.20231027, whole genome shotgun sequence.
GGATATGCTCCTGACTTTGAGAATAGCACCCTTAATTCAGGGGAACACCTAGCAACAGAGAGTGAATAGCTGGACATGGGACAGTCACTTCACTAAAAACAACTCCCTTTTTAACAAGGTGACAgagaatacaacaaaataaCCAACAAGAGttgtgaaagtaaaaaaaaaaatggaaattgcATTATTGGACCACGTGAAGGGGATGTGGGATGGGTCAATGTAGTGACTTGAGTCTGATAGGACTGTATGGAAAGTGGGGCAAGAGAGCActtaatcaaacacacacacacacacacacgcacgcacgcacacacgcacacacacacacacacacacacacactccttgagGGTCCCCATGCTCCCCTTAAATTAAAACATaacagtaaaaagtaaaataatctACACTCTATAGCAGGTTAATAGCAGTATACTTGTCTCCATAGTAACTAGGTTGTGAGACTGCCATACTAGGATCAGGAGAGGCAGGTAGGACTGTTGTCAGGGGAGGTCGTAGATAATACTACCATATCTCCATGGTAAGAAGTGTGTGAGACTACCATACTAGTAGCGGGGCTGTGGGGTCGTAGGGCGATAGCCGTGTGGGGCTGCAGTGGACCGCTCGCCATGGTAACGACGACGTGGGGGTGCCACACTGAGATGAGGGCTGGGGGTTGGGGATCTGGCAGTGAGATGTGTCCATGATCACACTGGGCCGGAGGGGGAGCGGCTACCACCTTCCCAGCCTCGCGGGCCGTCGCCGTGGAGACCGCGGTACCTCACCACCTCTTCCTGGCCACCTCCGCGTCCTGGCACTCGACGGCGGACAGCGCGATGAGCATCTGGGCGGCGTAGTAGGTGGCCATGATGATGGCGCGCGAGTGGGGCACGGGGAAGCAGAACTTGTTGACCGCGATGGTGAGGTCAGACACCATGAAGAGCATGGCGCCCAGGCAGGCCGACAGCTTGGTCCAGGTCCACAGGTCGTTGGTCAGCTGCACGCCGGCGATGGCCCTCCAGCCCATGAAGCCGATCAGGCCGATGTAGACGGCCACCAGGTAGGTGAAGGGGCCGGACAGGTAGGGGTAGAGCAGGATGTAGCTCAGGGCAGAGACGGCGGAAATCACCAGGCCGGCACGCAGGTTGAGGGGCTTCATGCCAAAGGCAGACGAGTAGAGGATGTGGGTGATGGCGAACATCAGGAGGCCTGTGGGACACGGCATACGGATTATAAAGGCTACATGCACTCACACCAAGCAGCCTTCCTATAGATAAGAATGACAATGATGTGGCAAAAAGCCCACACCTGGAAAGTGCAGTAAAAGTGTGAaattcaatttctatgagcaaaacaataaattgacattttacgtggttgctttttctgtgttccaataacttatgtgaaatgtatatggtgtaaataatttgtcgttaccttttcatggAGCATGatcatgaaaatgtttttttcttgactcCTAACATGCCTCTTGACATGACTCCTCTCTTGCacagaagtttgctagcttgtcaGCATTTTGTAACTTCCAGATAATTAAATTCTAATGatcatgcagttgtttgacaATGTGAAAACGTTAAGGGTAATTAACAACACCACATATATATTTCACagaaattattagaacacagaaaaagcaaccatagaaaatgtcaatttattgttttgctcatagaaattcAATAGGGTTTCgcacgccattcttatctatctGTCATATAAACTATTCTGACAATGCTAGACTGAGGGATGAAGCATGACATCTGGTAGTAATAGATGGTGCATTTAATATATAAGTCACTGAGATCAGCACAAGCCAGATAAAACAAATGAGGAGAGGATAGTATGGTAGATGAGACaaaaactttaactttaaacatgaataactcAGAGAGTGAGGTCTATCCTCACCGTGGCTGAAGTAGCCCTGCTCCTGCCAGATGAGA
Coding sequences within:
- the tmem86a gene encoding lysoplasmalogenase TMEM86A, whose product is MVSPVTVVKSEGPKLVPFFKATCVYFVLWLPTSSPSWFSALIKCLPIFCLWVFLLAHGFSFLGAHSSARKILAGLIFSALGDAFLIWQEQGYFSHGLLMFAITHILYSSAFGMKPLNLRAGLVISAVSALSYILLYPYLSGPFTYLVAVYIGLIGFMGWRAIAGVQLTNDLWTWTKLSACLGAMLFMVSDLTIAVNKFCFPVPHSRAIIMATYYAAQMLIALSAVECQDAEVARKRW